Below is a genomic region from Xylanibacillus composti.
GCGATCCTACTTGACCCGAAAGTGATCGAGCAGGCCGAAGATCGGCTGCGAGCGGAGGAATTTTACGATGAACGCCACAGCATGATCTACGAGGCGATGCTGGAGTTGCGCGAGAGCGGCGCAGGGATTGACATGGTTACCCTGGGATCAACGCTTCGTGACAATGGACAATTGAGCAAGGCCGGAGGCATCGTGTATCTGACGCATTTGGCGTCGAGCGTGCCAAGCGCGGCTAACATCAGCCACTATGTGGAGATTGTCAAGGATAAACATTTGCATCGTCAAACGATCATCAGTCTGCAGCGGCAGCTCCGCCAGGCTATCCAAGCAGGTAGCGCAGAGGGGATTGTAGGGTCGATCCAAGAGATGGCCACGCAACTCGCTGACCAGGCTGTAGTCAAGTCGCCGATGATTCCTGTTGGTCAGGCGGCCATGGCAGCCTTCGAGGGATTGGAGCAGCGGGCAAGTTCAAAGTCCGATATTACAGGGCTATCCAGCGGATTCATCGATCTTGACGGCATTACATCCGGCTTCCAGCGTAGCGATCTTATCATCGTGGCAGCCCGGCCATCGGTCGGGAAGACGGCTTTCGCGCTGAATATAGGCCAGAACGTAGGTGCCCAGAACAGGAACACTGTTGCGATATTCAGCCTTGAAATGTCTGTGCAGCAACTTGTCATCCGGATGATGTGTGCGGAAGGACGCATCGATGCCAGCAGGATGCGTTCGGGCAAGCTGCTGCCGGAAGACTGGGAGAAGGTTACGATGGCGATCGGCCAATTGAGCGAGAGAGGAATTTTTATCGATGACAGTCCGTCCATGACGGTACTGGATATCCGAGCAAAGTGTCGGCAGTTGCAGAAGGAACAAGGACTCGATCTTATATTGATCGACTATCTGCAGTTGATCGCTGGCCATAAGCGCCGGAATAACCGACAGGAAGAGGTATCCGATATTTCCCGTGCGCTCAAGCAGTTGGCCCGCGAACTGGATGTGCCGGTGATTGCTCTCTCGCAACTTAGTCGTGGTGTGGAACAACGCCAGGACAAGCGCCCGATGATGAGCGACCTACGGGAATCGGGCTCGATCGAGCAGGATGCGGACTTGGTAGCCTTCTTGTATCGCGATGACTACTACAACAGCGATTCCGAGAAGAAGAATATCATCGAAATCATCATTGCCAAGCAGAGAAATGGGCCCGTCGGCACGGTCGAACTCGTGTTCCTTAAGAACTACAACAAGTTTGTGAATCTGGACCGCCAGATGAGTGCCGAACTTGACCCTGAGCCTCATCCGCAGTCGCAGTCGAGCGGTCGCCCGATACCTGATATGTACCGGGGGAGGTCAGGCTGATGCAGGCTCAAAAAAAGATAAGGAGCGCAGAACCGGAGCGCTTGCGGCAGACTTTGATCCGGGACAGAGGCCGAGTGATCGGCGAGGTTTACCAACTCTGGCGCCGCCCGCAGAAGAAAAAGAGGAGGCACCGATGATTCGATTCACGATTTATGGGGAACCGGTCGCGCAAGGGCGGCCGCGAGCGTCCACAGCGGGTGGTTTCGTCAGGATGTATGATCCCAAAAAAAGCCGAGATTACAAGGATTACGTCCGGCTTGCCGCGGCAGATCATGCACCGCCTGAATTATTGCAAGGGCCGCTTGCGGTGATGGTGATCGCCTATCGATCAATCCCCAAAAGCTTCAGCAAGCGGAAGGCGGCGGCTGCAGAAGCAGGTGAGATATTCCCGGTGTCCAAGCCGGATGCGGACAACTACTTGAAAGGTGTCAAGGACGCGCTCAAGGGCGTGATGTGGGTCGATGACAGTCAAGTGGTTGACGCTTACGCCCGCAAACGATACAGCATCAAGCCTCGCATTGAGGTCATAATCAGACAACTGGGAGAGTGATTGCGAATGGCACAAGTAGATTTTAAGGCAACATTCGATGGACTGAATCTGGCCTCAAAGAATAAAGTGACGCTGGTATTACCTGAAAATACATCGGATTTCATCTTGGGTAAACTCGTCCGAATGAAAGGTCAGGAACTTTTTGTCTCGTTTGAGGATCCACAGCAGGAATTGAATTTGGATGAGAGGCCAGAGCGCCGGGTCATGACATATACCACGGACCGTAGTGGCGTTGTTGAAGGAATCACGACTGAGGGAGAACAAATGGAATTTCCGACAGAACCGGGGGCAGGCTCCGACGATCCGGATAGGGATTTGGAAAAGTCCGGCGAGGATGATTCAGATGACACGATCGAACTTGACGATGACGCTGCAGACGGAGATGTGCGAAAGGACCAACTTTCTGATTGGGAACAAGCAATCATGAACGGCGAAGATCCAGCAGCTAAGCATGATACTCGTGAAGCAGACCTCAGTACGGTTGAGGAAATCAACCTGACTGAAATCCCGAAAGAAGATCTAGAGCAATTCATCCTGCAGGAGCGTCCTGGATTTCCTGATATCGAAATTGACTTTCCGGCCCTGTTGGAGCGGAAGCGTTCCGGTGAAACGTGGATGAACATTGCGAATGCCGAAGGGTTATCGTCGGGTCAGTTGTCCAGCAAGTGGACGGCCTATAAAAAACTAGTAGCCAAAATGATGCGGGACGGAGGGGCAGCGTAAGCTGCTCCCTCAATCCAACTTAACCCCATGCGGAAGACACCAGGCGGGCTGAAGGACCACCAAAAACAATTCATTGATGTGTTTCGGAGGGCGACTCACCGACATAACAGTTGGCAGGTTTGGGAGGACTTTGTCCTGATGGCTGCTTGCGCGATATCGAACAAGGTGGATCAACAGCACTGGGAACAGCGTGAACAAATGTATATGGAGCGGTTTGGGCGATATGACGAAAAGGAGGCCCAAATCTTCCCGGAGTTGCTGGCCATCACAACGGAGGCACTGGATGCCAACCCGGAACAGGACTTTTTAGGATCACTCTTCATGCTATTGGAACTCGGAAACCATTGGAAAGGCCAGTTTTTTACCCCGTACAATCTTTGCAGAGCGATGGCGGACCTAACGGTTATAGATGTACCTCGTCGGATTCGCCAAAAAGGATTCGTCAGCGTCAATGATTGCGCCAGTGGGGCGGGGGCTCTGCTGATCGCCTTTGCGAATGCAGCCAAGGCCAAGGGAGTCAATTATCAGCAACATGTCCTTTTCGTTGGCCAAGATGTCGATCTGACAGCAGTGGCCATGTGCTACGTGCAATTGTCCCTGCTTGGTTGCCCTGGTTATGTCATCGTGGCCAACACGCTCACGGAGCCAGTCGTTCCGCCGGACAGTCCAATGGTCTGGTATACACCGATGTACTTCCACAAAGTATGGCACTGGCGCCGACTATTTCGAGAGTTAGATCATTTGACCTCTACCCATAAGCATGAACAAGAGATGATAGCAGAGGCTCCTGAGCAACTGACACTATTCTGACAAGGGTGAGCAGCATGACGAATTACAGGGAATACAAGCTTACGCCAACAGAACTGGCGGCGTATGAGAAAAAGCTGAAATCATTGGAGACACCGCGTGTCCAGTGGAGACGGAATATGTCATTCGATCAGTTTCAACAAGCTTTGGCTGATGGCCGGAGCATGGAGGATATCACTCTTAAGCACTTTAACAACGATCCAAGAGAGCTGCGTAAGCAGCTCCGGGATTGGGGGATCACGATGGGGGAGGCGATTGAATTGGCAAAAGCAAAGGCAAAGGAAGTCGAAATCACTAAAGAAAAATATCTTCAGCGTCGATTGGCCGGTGAGGGGAGATCGACTATTATGCGTTCTCTCGGGTTGAGTACAACAGTGTTTTATAGGCAACTCCGGGAATGGGGGATTCAAGAGCCAGACGCAGAAGACCGTGAGTTAGAGCTCATGGTTCCAGTCGAACCAGCCAAAGGGATCGATCAGCGAGTGGCCGAACAGCTTGAGCAGAAAGCGGAAGCGCGGGAAAACGCTTCTGCAGAGCAGAAGGAAACCGGCGATGAAATCCTTCAGCGCGTTGAGCAGCGTGCTGCTGATCAAGAGAAGGAACTCGCAAATCTACGGGCCGCATCAGCTCTCTGGGAGGCGGAAAGGGCCCGGAAAGACGAACGTATCAAGCAACTTGAAGATACTCTTTCGATGATGAAACGGTCTGCAGCATATGGAGTAAAAGGCAATGATGTTAGCTTGAGCATCCCTATCCCGTCCGTGGCCATCGCCAACGCCGAGCGCACTCGTATATACGCAGCTGTGGAAGCGTTAAGTGACGGTGTAGAGGCGGCTGATATTGATCGAGAGCGTGTAATGAGCGAGTTGTTTGATCTGCTGCAGCGTACTGTCAATTTCATCACTGCTGACCTGGCTGAATTGCATCCTGGCAAGAACGTGGCCGGGTATGTGCGTGAATTCTTCGCTTATTACAATAATCGGCACATGGAGATCGTAACTGCCCAACAGGAGGCTGGGTGAGATGCGGAATACGTTGGGGGACTTGAATAACCATCTCTTTGCTCAGCTGGAACGTTTGTCTGACGAAGAATTGTCAGGCGATAAGCTGAACGAGGAAATTAATAGGGCCAAAGCAGTTACGAGTGTTGCATCCCAAATTATCGCTAACGGATCCCTTGTCTTGGAAGCGAAACGTCTGGCGGATGATCGAATTAATGCGGACACCAAGCTTCCGAAAATGCTGGAAGGATGACAATGCATCATAAATACACGGACGAACAAAGGGATTTTATTCGTGAGATTGCTCCTGGCCAATACAATCAAGACATTGCAGATATGTTCAATGAAAAGTTTGGTGCGCAGGTCACAGCAAGTCAAATCAAAAGCTATAAAGCTAATCACATGATACGGAGCGGAGTGAAGAGTAGGAGAACGGTTCCACAAGGTCTTTTCAATTGTGAACAAATAGAATTCATAAAAAAGCACGTAGCCGGATTGCACAACCAGGAACTAGCCGAACTGATCAATAATGAATTTAATTTATCCATCACGGTAAGACAACTGAAGACCTGGAAAAAGAATCACGGACTGTCCAGTGGCTTAAAAGGTACCGAGGGAAAAGCGCCGCCTAACAAGGGTACGAGAGGCCTGTATAATGTCGGAGGCAACAAGACGTCCTTCAAGTCGGGCCAACGACCGGTGAATTACAAACCCGTTGGGTACGAACGAATTGATCGTGACGGATACGTACTTGTCAAAGTTCGGGATGACGGACCTTGGCACAAGCGCTGGAGACATAAACACAGAATTTTGTGGGAGAGTGCCAATGGTCCAATTCCAAAAGGTCATGTACTGATTTTCCTCGATCAAAATAAGCAAAACATTGAATTGGACAACTTGATTTTGATACCGCAATCTAAACTACCGACGCTGAACAAGAAAGGCTTGCTCTATCATGATGCTGAACTTACCAAAACGGGAATCATCATAGCCGATCTATACCAAAAGATCGGAGAGAGAAAACGGCAATCGAGTAAACAATGAGAAGGGTGATGCTTCATGGACGATCGCCAACGACGTCGAATCTTTCAGAGAGTGAAGACCTTCAGCAATGATAAATTTTGGGAGTGGATGAACTGGCTGCACAGTCAGGCTTACGCTAAAGCAGTTCAACACTATACGGAGGCGGCGGAGATTGTTC
It encodes:
- a CDS encoding HNH endonuclease signature motif containing protein; this translates as MHHKYTDEQRDFIREIAPGQYNQDIADMFNEKFGAQVTASQIKSYKANHMIRSGVKSRRTVPQGLFNCEQIEFIKKHVAGLHNQELAELINNEFNLSITVRQLKTWKKNHGLSSGLKGTEGKAPPNKGTRGLYNVGGNKTSFKSGQRPVNYKPVGYERIDRDGYVLVKVRDDGPWHKRWRHKHRILWESANGPIPKGHVLIFLDQNKQNIELDNLILIPQSKLPTLNKKGLLYHDAELTKTGIIIADLYQKIGERKRQSSKQ
- the dnaB gene encoding replicative DNA helicase; the encoded protein is MPPEPPGEKQLPCDLSAEQSVIGAILLDPKVIEQAEDRLRAEEFYDERHSMIYEAMLELRESGAGIDMVTLGSTLRDNGQLSKAGGIVYLTHLASSVPSAANISHYVEIVKDKHLHRQTIISLQRQLRQAIQAGSAEGIVGSIQEMATQLADQAVVKSPMIPVGQAAMAAFEGLEQRASSKSDITGLSSGFIDLDGITSGFQRSDLIIVAARPSVGKTAFALNIGQNVGAQNRNTVAIFSLEMSVQQLVIRMMCAEGRIDASRMRSGKLLPEDWEKVTMAIGQLSERGIFIDDSPSMTVLDIRAKCRQLQKEQGLDLILIDYLQLIAGHKRRNNRQEEVSDISRALKQLARELDVPVIALSQLSRGVEQRQDKRPMMSDLRESGSIEQDADLVAFLYRDDYYNSDSEKKNIIEIIIAKQRNGPVGTVELVFLKNYNKFVNLDRQMSAELDPEPHPQSQSSGRPIPDMYRGRSG
- a CDS encoding RusA family crossover junction endodeoxyribonuclease; this translates as MIRFTIYGEPVAQGRPRASTAGGFVRMYDPKKSRDYKDYVRLAAADHAPPELLQGPLAVMVIAYRSIPKSFSKRKAAAAEAGEIFPVSKPDADNYLKGVKDALKGVMWVDDSQVVDAYARKRYSIKPRIEVIIRQLGE
- a CDS encoding N-6 DNA methylase, which translates into the protein MAACAISNKVDQQHWEQREQMYMERFGRYDEKEAQIFPELLAITTEALDANPEQDFLGSLFMLLELGNHWKGQFFTPYNLCRAMADLTVIDVPRRIRQKGFVSVNDCASGAGALLIAFANAAKAKGVNYQQHVLFVGQDVDLTAVAMCYVQLSLLGCPGYVIVANTLTEPVVPPDSPMVWYTPMYFHKVWHWRRLFRELDHLTSTHKHEQEMIAEAPEQLTLF